One Candidatus Omnitrophota bacterium genomic window, AAAGTTGATCTTTTTAACTTATAGATATGCAGGCAGATAGGACGTGGCTGCTCCCACTGCTTCGTTTTACGAAGCAAAACAATGGGGGAGGAAAGTCCGGGCTCCTGAAGGTAGCGTAGTGGGTAATGCCCACCCTCTGGTTTATGCCGGAGAGGATCAGAGCTACAGAGACGAGTAGCCGTGCGGAGCACGGCAAGGTGCAACGAAGCAATCTCTACGCGGAGCAAGGCCAAATAGGAGACGAGGGAAACCTTCTCCCGTCATCAGTCTCGGGTAGGCTGCAAGATTCTGCTGGTAACAGCAGAACTTAGAGGAATTGCCACAGGCAAGCGCCTAGATTCTTTACCTGTTAATGACAGTTAAATTCCTAAGCGCTTACATACAGAACTCGGCTTATTCTATCTGCCTGCTTTAATCAAGTTTATTGGAGTTTAATTATTGAAACTTTATTAATAATGAATAGGGAGGATAATCATGTCAGGTCACTCAAAATGGAAGACTAACAAAGGCAAGAAAATGGCAGCTGATGCCAAAAAGGGGGCGGTGTACACAAAAGTAATAAAAGAGATCACTGTCGCTGCCCGTGAAGGCGGAGGAAATCCGGATACGAATACGCGTTTGCGTGCGGCTATGGCTAAGGCAAAAGAGGCAAATATGCCCTCTGATAACGTTAAGATGGCGATAAAGCGCGGCACCGGAGAGCTCCCGGGTGTAATCTATGAGAATGCAATATATGAGGCTTACGGCCCCGGTGGCGTAGCTATCCTGATAGATGCGCTTACTGATAATAAAAACCGTACCAGCGCGGAATTGCGTAATATTTTTTCCAAAAAAGGCGGGAGTTTTGCAGGTGCAGGTTCAGTTAGCTGGATGTTTTCAAAAAAAGGCTATTTTTTGATTGATAAATCCCAGGTAAAGGAAGATGAATTAATGAATATAGTCTTGGAATCAGGCGCAGAAGATATGAAATCTGACGATAAGAACTTTGAAATTACCACTGATCCTTCGAATTTTGAAAAGGTAAAAGAGGCTATTCAGGCAAAAGGTATAACTCCGCTTGATGCTGAAGTAACGATGGTACCTTCTTCCAGTGTAAAATTATCAGGTAACGAAGCTAAGCAAGTGTTGTCTTTAGTTGAGGCCCTTGAGGAACATGATGATGTGCAGCAGGTGTATGCAAATTTTGATATACCTGATGAGATATTAGAAGAAGCTTCTTCTTAAATAAATGGTAATACTTGGGATTGACCCGGCTTTGACAATAACAGGTTATGGTGCAGTCGATTACAGAAGAAATGGTTTATTATTAATTGAAGCCGGGATTATTAAGACTTCTTCCAAAGACAGTCTGGCATACAGGTTGTCTCGTTTGTATAAAGCGGTTTCCGGATTAATATCCGATATTAAACCGCAGGTCGTCGTTCTTGAGAAATTATACGTGCATTACCGGCATCCTGCTACTGCATATATTCTGGGGCAAGCAAGGGGTGTAATATGTCTTGCTTGCGCAGTGAAGAATGTAACCTTGGTTGAGTATGCTGCTACAAGAGTAAAAAAGGCAATAGTAGGTAAAGGCCTTGCTTCAAAGCAGCAGATACAAAAGATGATCATCAGCACGCTTAGGCTGTCAAAAGTCCCGAAGTATATGGATGTTACTGACGCCCTGGCTTTGGCTATTGCACACGGAAATATAATCAGGACTAAATTATGATCGTAAGCATAACCGGAAAGCTTATTGAAAAAGGCAGGAACCATGTAGTCGTGCAAGCCGAGAACAGCTTGTCTTATGAGGTGCTTCTGCCTGCTACAGTTATTGAGAGGCTTGATGAGCACGCTAAAGAAGGTGAATGCATTACTTTTATTACTTACCATTATCTCCAGGTGGAGCCTTCCAGAAGTTTGCCTGTGCTAATAGGTTTTCTTAATGAAATAGAAAAAGAGTTCTTTGAGGTTTTTATAACTGTTTCTGGCATAGGCCCAAGGGCAGCGTTGAGGGCATTGAATCAGCCAATTTCTTTGATAGCCAGGGCAATCGATGAAGGGGATATTGATTTCTTAAAGTCTCTGCCCGGCATAGGCCAGCAGAGGGCAAGGGAGATCATAGCTAAGCTTCAGAATAAAGTCGGTAAATTTGGTTTAATCCAGGATAAAACATCGAAAGATTCCGGTCCCCGGGGGGCAGTAGCTTCTAATATTGAAGATGACGCTTTAGCAGTTTTAATGCAGCTGCAATACAGGAGGCAGGAAGCTGTACAGATGATAAAAAGAGCCCTGCAGAATAACCCGGATATAAATAGTGCAGAAGGATTATTGAACGAGGTTTATCGCCAAACAAAGGGTTAGTTGTTATGACAGAGGATAATGCTAAATCGGTATTAGAGGCTTTGATTTTTTCAAGTGACAGGCCAGTGACTTTGGAGCAAATGAAAAAATGCCTGGAACACTTAAGTATTGAAGACATTCGTGCCAAGCTCAAAGACCTTGCCGCAGAATATGAGGCTTTGAGCAGGGGAATAAGGTTGGTTGAAGTTGCAGGCGGTTACCAGATGGTTACAGCTACTTCTTTTTCGCCTTTCCTGAAGAAATTATATAAAGAAAGAAGAGTGGAAAGATTATCTAAACCTGCTTTAGAGACTTTAGCCATAATCGCCTATAAACAGCCTTTGACTAAGCTCGAGATAGAATCTTTACGCAGCGTCAACGTTGACGGAGTTATGAAGAGCCTGCTGGATAAAGATTTGATTCGAATTTCGGGAAGAAAACAGGCTCCGGGAAGGCCGTTTGTTTTTGGCACTACTAAGCAGTTTTTGATTTATTTCGGTTTAAATTCATTAAATGATCTTCCTAAGATGGAAGATTTTTCTTCCATGGCTAAGGCCAAGGAAGATGAGCTGATTGCCGCAGGCGCTCAGCAGATAGTAACGGAGGAGAAAAATGGATCTGAAGGCCCTACGCAGACAAATTGATAAGATAGATTCAAGGATAGTCAGCTTATTGAATGAGCGGGCAAAAATGGCTTTGGGTATAGCAGATGTAAAGAAAAAGAATGGGTTGGGTATTTATTCCCCCCAAAGAGAAATCGAAGTATTCAGGAAAATATCCGGTTTAAATAAAGGGCCCCTGAAGACAGAATCACTTGAATCTATTTACAGGGAGATAATGTCATCGGGGCTGGCAATTGAAAAATCATTAAAGATAGCATATCTTGGCCCTGAAGCAAGTTTTTCTCATCTTGCTGCTTTGAAAAGATTCGGCTCTCAGGTATCTTTTACTCCTTGTAACAGTATCGGAGATGCATTTTTAGAAGTAGAGAGAGGCAATGCGGATTACGGAGTTATCCCCGTCGAGAACTCTATTGAAGGTGCTGTAAGCCACAGCCTGGATATGTTTGTTGATTCGGATTTGAAAATCTGCGCCCAGGTTATGCTTGATGTCTCCCATAACCTGCTGGCGAATTGCCCTAAAAATAAAATAAAGAGGATATATTCTAATCCTCAGGTCTTTGGCCAGTGCAGGCTATGGCTTAAGGAAAATCTTCCCGGAGCTGAAACTATTGAAGTCTCAAGTACAACCCGCGCAGCACAGATAGCGCGCAGGGAGATTGGCAGCGCCTGTATTGCTTCGCTTTTGGCATCCAAACTGTATAGGTTAAAGGTCCTGGCCAGAGATATAGAAGATTCTCCACATAATGTGACCAGGTTCTTAGTCATTGGTAAGGATGAAGTCCCGCCTACGGGTAACGACAGGACTTCAATTGTTTTTTCCATCAAAGATAAGGTAGGTGCGTTATATGAAATGTTGCTGCCTTTTAAGAAATACAATATAAATCTTACAAAAATAGAATCTCGTCCGTCTAAGAAAAAGGCGTGGGACTATTATTTCTTTGTTGATTTAAACGGGCATTGTAATACTCCCAAAGTAAAGAAAGCCCTTGGCGAACTAGAACGTAAATGCAGGTTCTTAAAGGTGCTTGGTTCTTACCCTGTAGGAAGATAAGCCAAATGAATTTAGCTAGGAAAAATATATTAAAAATTGAACCATATGAAGCTGGCAGGCCTATTGAAGAAGTAAAGAGGCAGTTAGGCTTAAAGAACATTATTAAACTTGCCTCTAACGAAAATCCTTTTGGCCCTTCCCCTAAAGCTGTTTCGGCGATCAAAGCCAGCCTTAATAAGCTTAATCGTTACCCCGACAGCGGATCGTTTTACTTAAAGAGAAAGCTGGCAAAGTCTTATAATCTTGATTCTGCCTGTTTTGCCGTCGGTAACGGTTCCGATGAGCTTATAGACATAATTATAAAGTCTTTTGTTGAGGACGACGAAAATATAATTACTGCGGATTTTACCTTTCTTGAATATAAGATTGTATCAGGTGTCAACGGAAGGATTGTTAAGACCGTTCCTCTGAAATATTTTAAATATGATCTCAATGCGATAAAGAAGAGGATCGACGCTAAGACTAAAGTAGTATTTGTCGCTAATCCCAACAATCCAACAGGTACTTATGTCAGCAGGCTGGAGATCGAGGAATTCTTAGGGGATTTACCTGACAACGTGATTCTGGTCCTGGATGAGGCTTACGATGCCTTTATTGACGTCGATGATTTCCCAAACAGCCTTAAATATATCCGTAATAAAAACGTTATAGTCTTAAAGACTCTGTCTAAAGCCTATGGATTGGCGGGTATAAGGATTGGTTATGCTATCGCTCAACCGGATATCATTAAGTACATGGAAACAGCCAGGCAGCCTTTTAATGTTAATTCTTTAGCCCAGGCAGCAGCCTTGGCTGCGCTTGATGATGAGGGTTTTATACGCAAGACCAGAAAAGCGATATTGGAAGGGAAAAACTATATTTACGATTCATTAAAGAAGCAGGGCGTGCCTTATGTTTCAAGCGTGGCAAATTTTATCCTTATAGATGTCGGCAGGGATGGAGTAGGAGTATTTAAAGAGATGCTGAAATTTGGGGTTATCGTCAGGGATATGAAGCAATACGGATTAAGAAATTTTATCAGGGTTACTATCGGTACAAAAAAAGAAAACGAAAGATTTATAAAAGTCTTAAAGAAAATATTATAAGAGGGGGATTAGATGATAATAGTGCTGAAACCAGAAGCAACACAGGCGCAGATTGACCATATTGTTGAAAAAGTGAAGAAATTAGGCTTGAGCCCGCATATTTCAAAAGGGACCGAAAGATCCATAATCGGAGTTATAGGCCCAGAGGATATTCTGCGCGTCACTCCTCTGGAAGCCTTCCCCGGAGTTGAGAAGGTTATGTCCGTGCTTGCCCCCTATAAATTGGTTTCGCGGGAATTTAAAAAAGAAGATTCAGTTATAGAGCTTGGTAAGGGCGTAAAGATCGGCGGTAAAAAGATTATTGTTATGGCAGGGCCGTGCGCCATAGAGAATTTTGAAGTATTGCATGATGTGGCCGTTGAAATAAAAAAATGCGGTGTATCTGTGCTTAGAGGCGGTGCTTTTAAGCCAAGGACATCCCCTTACAGTTTTCAGGGGCTAGGGGAGGAGGGTTTAAGGTTCTTAAAGCAAGTCGGTGATGAGCTGGGATTAGTTACCGTAAGCGAAGTAATGGATACCCGCGATGTTGAACTTGTTGCCAGGTACGTTGATGTTTTGCAAATCGGCGCAAGGAACATGCAGAATTTTAATTTATTAAAGGAAATCGGTCAGACAAAAAAACCTGTTTTGCTGAAGAGAGGCCTGTCTTCCACCGTTAAAGAGATGTTAATGTCTGCAGAATACATACTTTCAGGCGGAAATTTTAATGTCGTACTTTGCGAAAGAGGGATACGTACTTTTGAAGAGTCTACGCGTAATACCCTTGATATAAGCGCAGTGCCGGTATCAAAGCAACTTTCGCATCTACCGATCATTGTTGATCCTAGCCATGCTTCTGGAAAATGGGGTTTAGTAGCTCCGTTATCTAAGGCGGCTGTCGCCGCCGGTACGGACGGCCTGATTATAGAGGTTCACACTAAACCGGAAGAGGCTCTTTCGGATGGAGTGCAATCATTGCTGCCTGTTAACTTCAAACAGCTTATGGCAGAGCTCAAGAATATAAGCAAGGCAGTAGGAAGAGAAATTTAACATGCCGGCTAATAAAATTATGTTTGATAAAGTAGGGGTGATAGGCGTAGGTTTGATTGGCGGCTCGATTGCGCTGGCTATAAAGAAGCGTAGATTAGCCAGGGAGATCATTGGACTAAGCCGTCATAAAAACAGTGCTTTTGTTGCAAGAAGGCTAAAAATAATCGATTCTATAGCTAAAAATCTCGATGATTTTTCTGATTGCGATTTAGTAATATTAGCCACCCCGGTTGATTCTATTATAGATACCTCAATGTTATTATCTAAAAAAATAAAAGGGGATACGATAGTAATTGATGTAGGCAGCACAAAAGAAAAAATAGTAACCAGGCTTTCCGGTCTTTTCGCAAATTTTGTTGGGTGCCATCCTTTGGCCGGTTCTGAGGCCAGAGGCGCGGTGAATGCAAGGCCGGATATATTTTCTGATTCTATCTGTATATTGACGCCGGTTAAAAGCACCAGGCCTGCAGTATATAATAAGATAAAGAAGCTTTGGGAATGTGTAGGGGCCAGGGTTATAATTATGCCACCTGATAAGCATGATCAGATCCTGTCATTTATCAGCCATCTGCCGCATGTAGTTGCTTTTTCTTTGATAAGATGTGTCCCGGATGATTTCTTGAAGTTTGCGCCTACCAGCCTTAAAGATGTCACCAGGATCGCTGCTTCAGATCCGAAATTATGGCAGGAGATATTTCTCAGCAATAAGAGAAATATAAGAATTGCTATAAGCGGATTCAAGAAAGCAGTACTCGCCTTAGAGTCTGCAATAACCAATTCTGAGAGTAAAAAGATATTTGATTTCCTCAACAAAGCAAAAACAAAAAGAGAAAAAATGAAATGATTATAGCTATTGACGGTCCAGCTGGTGCAGGCAAGAGTACTGTTGCCAAGCTGTTGGCTAAGAAGCTCAACTTCGTCTATATAGATACGGGTGCGATGTACAGGGCGCTCACTCTGAAAGTTATTGATAATGGGATCGATGTAGGCGACACAGGTTCTATCATAGGCATTGCCCAGAATACGACGATTGACCTGGTAAACATGCATGATGGTTCGCTTAAGGTGTTACTTGATTCTAAAGATGTAAGCGTTCAAATAAGGCAGCCGCGAATAACTAAATTTGTTTCCGATATTGCTAAAATTAAGTCAGTAAGGCAGATAATGGTTTCCTTGCAAAGAAAGTTGGGCAAAGCCAAAGATTCAGTCCTTGATGGCAGAGATATAGGGACGGTCGTTTTCCCGGAAGCAGATAATAAATTTTATGTGGATGCTGATTTTAATGAAAGGGTAATGAGGAGGTTTAAGGAATTAAAGGCTGCCGGGACAGACGTAACCATTGGGCAGGTAGAAGATGATCTGCGCAACCGTGATAATATTGATTCTAGCAGGGAATTTGCGCCTTTGAAGAAGGCAGATGATGCCGTTTATATAGATACGACCAAATTAAGCATAGAAGAAGTAGTAGATAAATTATTTAGTTTTATTAAAAGTAAAAATGAATAAATCGTTAATCAGGAATTTCTCTATAATTGCCCATATTGACCATGGCAAATCCACTCTTTCTGACAGGATATTGGAATTAACCGGAGCCGTAGACAGGAAACATGCCGGCCAGCAGCTTCTTGATGATATGGACCTGGAAAAAGAAAGAGGCATTACTATAAAGGCTTCCATGGTTAGGCTCTCTTATAAGGCCAAAGATAATAAAGAATATGTTTTAAATTTGATCGATACCCCGGGCCATGTAGATTTTACTTATGAGGTTTCAAAATCTTTGGCTGCTTGCGAGGGGGCAGTTTTACTTATTGATGCCGGACAG contains:
- a CDS encoding (d)CMP kinase, with the protein product MIIAIDGPAGAGKSTVAKLLAKKLNFVYIDTGAMYRALTLKVIDNGIDVGDTGSIIGIAQNTTIDLVNMHDGSLKVLLDSKDVSVQIRQPRITKFVSDIAKIKSVRQIMVSLQRKLGKAKDSVLDGRDIGTVVFPEADNKFYVDADFNERVMRRFKELKAAGTDVTIGQVEDDLRNRDNIDSSREFAPLKKADDAVYIDTTKLSIEEVVDKLFSFIKSKNE
- a CDS encoding histidinol-phosphate transaminase; this translates as MQVLKGAWFLPCRKISQMNLARKNILKIEPYEAGRPIEEVKRQLGLKNIIKLASNENPFGPSPKAVSAIKASLNKLNRYPDSGSFYLKRKLAKSYNLDSACFAVGNGSDELIDIIIKSFVEDDENIITADFTFLEYKIVSGVNGRIVKTVPLKYFKYDLNAIKKRIDAKTKVVFVANPNNPTGTYVSRLEIEEFLGDLPDNVILVLDEAYDAFIDVDDFPNSLKYIRNKNVIVLKTLSKAYGLAGIRIGYAIAQPDIIKYMETARQPFNVNSLAQAAALAALDDEGFIRKTRKAILEGKNYIYDSLKKQGVPYVSSVANFILIDVGRDGVGVFKEMLKFGVIVRDMKQYGLRNFIRVTIGTKKENERFIKVLKKIL
- the aroF gene encoding 3-deoxy-7-phosphoheptulonate synthase, which codes for MIIVLKPEATQAQIDHIVEKVKKLGLSPHISKGTERSIIGVIGPEDILRVTPLEAFPGVEKVMSVLAPYKLVSREFKKEDSVIELGKGVKIGGKKIIVMAGPCAIENFEVLHDVAVEIKKCGVSVLRGGAFKPRTSPYSFQGLGEEGLRFLKQVGDELGLVTVSEVMDTRDVELVARYVDVLQIGARNMQNFNLLKEIGQTKKPVLLKRGLSSTVKEMLMSAEYILSGGNFNVVLCERGIRTFEESTRNTLDISAVPVSKQLSHLPIIVDPSHASGKWGLVAPLSKAAVAAGTDGLIIEVHTKPEEALSDGVQSLLPVNFKQLMAELKNISKAVGREI
- a CDS encoding prephenate dehydrogenase translates to MPANKIMFDKVGVIGVGLIGGSIALAIKKRRLAREIIGLSRHKNSAFVARRLKIIDSIAKNLDDFSDCDLVILATPVDSIIDTSMLLSKKIKGDTIVIDVGSTKEKIVTRLSGLFANFVGCHPLAGSEARGAVNARPDIFSDSICILTPVKSTRPAVYNKIKKLWECVGARVIIMPPDKHDQILSFISHLPHVVAFSLIRCVPDDFLKFAPTSLKDVTRIAASDPKLWQEIFLSNKRNIRIAISGFKKAVLALESAITNSESKKIFDFLNKAKTKREKMK
- a CDS encoding Holliday junction DNA helicase RuvA, with translation MIVSITGKLIEKGRNHVVVQAENSLSYEVLLPATVIERLDEHAKEGECITFITYHYLQVEPSRSLPVLIGFLNEIEKEFFEVFITVSGIGPRAALRALNQPISLIARAIDEGDIDFLKSLPGIGQQRAREIIAKLQNKVGKFGLIQDKTSKDSGPRGAVASNIEDDALAVLMQLQYRRQEAVQMIKRALQNNPDINSAEGLLNEVYRQTKG
- the ruvC gene encoding crossover junction endodeoxyribonuclease RuvC; protein product: MVILGIDPALTITGYGAVDYRRNGLLLIEAGIIKTSSKDSLAYRLSRLYKAVSGLISDIKPQVVVLEKLYVHYRHPATAYILGQARGVICLACAVKNVTLVEYAATRVKKAIVGKGLASKQQIQKMIISTLRLSKVPKYMDVTDALALAIAHGNIIRTKL
- a CDS encoding YebC/PmpR family DNA-binding transcriptional regulator; this encodes MSGHSKWKTNKGKKMAADAKKGAVYTKVIKEITVAAREGGGNPDTNTRLRAAMAKAKEANMPSDNVKMAIKRGTGELPGVIYENAIYEAYGPGGVAILIDALTDNKNRTSAELRNIFSKKGGSFAGAGSVSWMFSKKGYFLIDKSQVKEDELMNIVLESGAEDMKSDDKNFEITTDPSNFEKVKEAIQAKGITPLDAEVTMVPSSSVKLSGNEAKQVLSLVEALEEHDDVQQVYANFDIPDEILEEASS
- the pheA gene encoding prephenate dehydratase — encoded protein: MDLKALRRQIDKIDSRIVSLLNERAKMALGIADVKKKNGLGIYSPQREIEVFRKISGLNKGPLKTESLESIYREIMSSGLAIEKSLKIAYLGPEASFSHLAALKRFGSQVSFTPCNSIGDAFLEVERGNADYGVIPVENSIEGAVSHSLDMFVDSDLKICAQVMLDVSHNLLANCPKNKIKRIYSNPQVFGQCRLWLKENLPGAETIEVSSTTRAAQIARREIGSACIASLLASKLYRLKVLARDIEDSPHNVTRFLVIGKDEVPPTGNDRTSIVFSIKDKVGALYEMLLPFKKYNINLTKIESRPSKKKAWDYYFFVDLNGHCNTPKVKKALGELERKCRFLKVLGSYPVGR
- the scpB gene encoding SMC-Scp complex subunit ScpB, whose protein sequence is MTEDNAKSVLEALIFSSDRPVTLEQMKKCLEHLSIEDIRAKLKDLAAEYEALSRGIRLVEVAGGYQMVTATSFSPFLKKLYKERRVERLSKPALETLAIIAYKQPLTKLEIESLRSVNVDGVMKSLLDKDLIRISGRKQAPGRPFVFGTTKQFLIYFGLNSLNDLPKMEDFSSMAKAKEDELIAAGAQQIVTEEKNGSEGPTQTN